The following proteins are co-located in the Vidua macroura isolate BioBank_ID:100142 chromosome 1, ASM2450914v1, whole genome shotgun sequence genome:
- the TRIB1 gene encoding tribbles homolog 1 translates to MSRPASLLPAARCRSAPAKRFQPLHDGPAEEAPAAKCPRLAECGPPDCLSAPGSPCAPASPAGGGGAAGPSLIASYLLLPLAEREQVSRALSVSSGRELRCKVFPLKHYQDKIRPYIQLPSHRNITGVVEVILGDTKAYVFFEKDFGDMHSYVRSCKRLREEEAARLFKQIVSAVAHCHQSAIVLGDLKLRKFVFSNEERTQLRLESLEDTHIIKGEDDALSDKHGCPAYVSPEILNTTGTYSGKSADVWSLGVMLYTLLVGRYPFHDSDPSTLFSKIRRGQFCIPDHVSPKARCLIRSLLRREPSERLTAPEILLHPWFEAVLEPGYTDQETGTSDQIVPEYHGDCDDISSFFC, encoded by the exons ATGAGCCGCCCCGCGTCCCTGCTGCCGGCCGCCCGCTGCCGCAGCGCCCCGGCCAAGCGCTTCCAGCCCCTGCACGACGGCCCTGCCGAGGAAGCGCCGGCCGCCAAGTGCCCTCGGCTCGCCGAATGCGGCCCCCCGGACTGCCTGAGCGCTCCCGGGTCGCCGTGTGCCCCCGCTTCTcccgccggcggcggcggcgcggcgggtCCCAGCCTGATCGCCTCCTAcctgctgctgccgctggcCGAGCGGGAGCAGGTGTCCAGGGCGCTGAGCGTCAGCTCGGGCCGGGAGCTGCGCTGCAAG GTGTTCCCCCTGAAACACTACCAGGACAAGATCCGACCTTACATTCAGCTGCCGTCACACAGAAACATCACCGGGGTTGTCGAAGTCATTCTCGGGGACACCAAGGCCTATGTGTTCTTTGAAAAGGACTTTGGGGACATGCACTCCTATGTGAGGAGCTGCAAGAGGCTGAGGGAAGAGGAGGCTGCCCGGCTGTTCAAGCAGATTGTCTCTGCTGTAGCTCACTGCCACCAGTCAGCCATCGTACTTGGTGACCTCAAGCTCAGGAAATTTGTCTTCTCTAATGAAGAAAG GACTCAGCTGCGTCTAGAGAGCCTGGAAGACACACACATCATCAAAGGTGAAGACGATGCGCTCTCAGACAAGCACGGCTGCCCGGCGTACGTCAGTCCTGAGATCCTAAACACAACAGGGACTTATTCTGGAAAATCGGCCGATGTGTGGAGTTTGGGAGTGATGCTCTATACCCTGCTGGTGGGACGCTATCCCTTCCATGACTCGGACCCTAGCACTCTGTTTTCCAAAATCCGGCGTGGACAGTTCTGTATTCCTGACCACGTCTCCCCCAAAGCCCGCTGCCTCATCCGCAGCCTCCTGCGGCGGGAGCCTTCTGAAAGACTCACTGCTCCAGAGATCTTGCTTCACCCTTGGTTCGAGGCAGTCTTGGAGCCTGGATATACAGACCAGGAGACAGGGACTTCAGATCAGATTGTCCCAGAATATCATGGAGACTGTGATGATATTAGCTCCTTCTTCTGCTAA